CCCCATTCCTGTCCTAGGGGTCATTTTCAACCAGAGCAAAGAGAGAGTGTGGAAGAGAGATATTTAAGCTGGCCCTCCTATGAGGCAGAGAGATGCTGGAACGGGGTGTCTTTCAAGGGCAGCAAAAGCAGGTCCTTAAAATTTCCCTCTTTGGAAAGCGGGAGCCCTCGCCCTGCCCCGCCTGACGCTGTCACTCTCTTGCAGATCACTGCCTACGATCAGGAGAACTTCCAGGGCAAACGGATGGAGTTCGCCACCTCCTGCCCCAACATCGTGGAGTGCAGCTTCGACAACGTGCGCTCGCTCAAGGTGGAAAGTGGCGCGTGAGTACAGGGGGTAGCGGGGCTTCCGAAAGCAAGAAGTCAGGTTAAGAAGAAGATGAGAAGAAAGagtctgccggatcaggccagtggctcatctgagtccagcatcctgttctcacaggggccagccagaggTCCAGCCGGGAAGCCTTCAAGCagagccctctgccctcctgcggTCCCACCACTGTGGGTCACACGGGCCCCCATAGCAAGTGTCCTCCTGTTCTCAGTCACATGTTCCAAAACCACCCAGCCCACCTGAACCCACAAAGACCCTCCTCCAGAGCCTGCAGCCTGCAGGAAACATAGCCTTGGTTTGATTTGACAAAGGTGGTTCCCTGAGCCACGTACGGCAAAGGTGAAGTTCATTGGACATCCCCATCCTCATcccatttatatgccaccttttgaTTTAAGCTTCCAAGGCATCTTAAACAACACAAAAGGGTGCTTCCGGGCTGTTGTGGATCCAGCCACCTGCTGGCAAATTGGGGGTTGTGTAATTAGAGCTGATTATGAGGCCCTGTGCAAGAAACtggcttcctccccccaccctataaaaatggatttccccccttctcttttttgaaataaggaaagtgatgaggaaatgcactggaaagcgtGGGACGGATGCTTGCTTTGGCTtccccgcaaacaaatcagaataaatgtctATTAAATAGCCAACATAGCATCTGATTTCCCTGGAATTTCCTGGAGCACTGTGGTGTTGCCTCTTTTGTGCAAGTTTCctttatgtgtttatttatatCTTTCATCTCCTTACCTGACCCTgctcactttcttttctttctttctttctttctttctttctttctttctttctttctctctctctttctctctctctctctccattgttaGAATATTTTGTTAATCTCATTAtacatttaatatatttttttaaaaaatcatatgggATAGTATGCCAGAATGCATAACTTGCTTGAAGGAGTCCAAGGGTTGAAACGGTGTaagccagggccagcccacccatgaggcaaggcgaGACGACTGCCTAAGGCAGCAGGGTTCATAGAGGAGCAGATCCAGCCTCtaaggaatgcattgcccactactgctgctgctgctgtggtgacAGCAGTGGCTGCTGCACGCTCCTTGGAAGCTAGATTGGCCGCCTCCTTGGCAGCCCCCTTCCCAAATGCTACCTCTGTAGTGGCCTCTGGGGGAATAGGAGGTGCTGCTTGTCTCCTCCCACCCAGGGGAAGAGTGCTAAGTTGTGGGCGAGCATGttagacaacacagcgattcttccaaagcagctctttatttgtaagctggaacagaactgaactgaggagctcagtcagcctgcttatatagagctccactagaatgcaacagtaaccattttctgtaactagccaatcactgaacgtcactttcgacccttcatttgcataactatctacagtatccccctgctggcccagggtgagaacttcagtacataacagagagaatggtgggggctgccctcAGGGCCTTTGATTCCCACAGCTGCCATCAGCTATGGTTGATGTGATTCCCtaccttgttcccaatgtagattttCACCCatctcttcttcactggagggggggaggcaccattttctggtttgcctcaagtgaccagatgtcttgggctggccctggcgcaagcagctcctgaaagcACATCCATCGGGCCATATTGAGGCTAATAAAAGATAGGCTGTTGGACTGCTGTTCCATCACAAGTCACCTTGTCCGTACTGCTGCAATATAGGCTGCCTAAAGTCCTTCTGAAAACATGGGGTTGCCCTTTTCTCCAGCCCGCAGGGTCCATGCCTTGTGCACTCTTAACAAATCAGCGTTCTCACAGAAACTCCAGGTGCACCTCCCTTTTGCTCTTGTCTTCCCTGCCATCCTCTTGTGTGCTGCTGCTGATTGCaatttcaattaaaaatataatgaaaataatgTCCCTGCAGGGTGGATGCTTAATAAACAGGTTGTCAGGAAGGGCATGAAATTAAAAACGGCATCTAAAGGGGAGCCTATGAcagaaacacacgcacacacatgaaGCAGTGAAAAGCTGCCGTCTTAAAAAGGACAGTTAAAATATCCCAGCTGTTGCCAGGGAGGTCCCCTGAGGTGACCAAGTTGGGGATTCCCAGGCCAAAGGAAAGTATTGAGAAACCTCCCTTTACACAAGAGGCTCATGCATAGCTGACTGAGGCAGGTCAAGAACCCAGCCCCAGAATCAGACCAGTCCGGGGCTACCCACAAGGCTATATTTAGGCTGAATAACGAGAACTGGATTATCACTTCTTCAAGGGCCTGTCGCTCAGCCGTCCTGCTGTGGGGCAGACTGGCCTCTCCACCAGTGGGATAAAACGAGGCCGTGTGTTGCATGCCCTCtgagtgtcctgattttccagggacagtcctggaagtacaaagccatcccagcttctgatttgaccccagaatgtctcctttccccctccagcaCCGCCAGTGCTGAGCTCGGGGAGTACAATGTGCCAACGCTTGTCCTGGCTGGTGGCAGTGGTGCCTGTGAGgaagcatcctgttgcctctccatggctgcctcCCCCCTTGCGCAGCtcgtagcagctgctggagagcaggcaaggaggagaagaagcTACCACCAACGAGGCCCAGCCCTGTGCCACATGCCGGCTCTGAGGGGTCGGCAGAGGGCTGGACCGCCCTGGGCAGCAAGAAGGGTGCAGCGCAATAAGCCTtggttttattcatttaaaaaatgctttgtgtgtccaCATCGAatattgcccctttctaaaatgtatttatgGCTGtgcgtttttctttttgcaaatctaccaaagaataaaataagatcaggactaaggggttttctcaggacagtggagggcCTGTGCGCTGTGCCCCGTTGGTGTCGTGGGGGTGGCACTCACTCTTTTTCTGATAGAAAATGCTCTGTGGGTGGGGGAACCAAAATTGGGGGGTCGAGGAGGGTGGGGAGTGAGACATACCCTTCTTTTCATCCAGGGAAGGTGTGGTGATGAGGTTCCTTGCTGAGCGTCTGCTCCTTCCTCTCCGCAGCTGGTTTGGCTATGAGCACACCAACTTCTGCGGGCAGCAGTTTGTCCTGGAGCGCGGAGAGTATCCCCGCTGGGAGGCCTGGAGCGGCAGCAACGCCTACCATGTGGAGCGGCTGATGTCCTTCCGCCCCATCTCCTCCGCAGTGAGTCCCTTCGCCTTTGCCGCGTGGCATTATGCAAGGACCAGAATCGCAGGCCTGTTAAAACGAGACCTCTCTGGAGAAAGAACCAGCTTTCCCAGTTCAGGAGGCAAGCGTTCAGGTTTCACAGAACTCCTTTTTGAGCTGCATGCAAACCTTCAAGCTTCACAGAGTTCTTCtttagcataaataaataaataaatgagatgcttgggaggttttttaaaaatgaaattgcctaataataataccatCTCCAGTCCAGagattggggtgtgtggggaggtgTGAGTTAAGTTTGTTAATTTAGTTTAGATGGGCAGCGTACAAATaagattcatcatcatcatcatttataaaCTGCTGAATattgtaaaaaaatatttaagcgATATGCAAGGTGCTGAAATTCTGCAAAAGGGTAAAACTGGAGTTGTTTTTACTTCTTGCTGTAGGGGTGAAAAGGCTTAAGGCCAGCCCTctttggacaccccccccccagggttaGGAATTACAACATGATGGCTTTTCACGTTAAATTAAAACTGCTGCAGAAGAGGCGTATCAACAGCTTTTAGGCAGACAGGCTAAGAGGGTTCAGTCCCAATGGGTTCAAAACTGGGAGAGAACAATAGAGGGCCTGGGCAGCTGAAGCCACAGGCAGCCTCTGCCTGGCACAGTGTCATGCACAGATGGCATCCTACCCCAATATTATTGTCCCGCATCTCAGGCCCCTTGAGCCCTGTGTGCTGGAGGGGCTGTGGAGTCACGGGAACATCCCTACCTTTATGGTGGCAGCGCGAAGTTGGCATCCTGAATTTTGGACAGGTGTTTTCACTGAAAAGAGGGctgctttgctctttcctccacccccccagaGCCACAAGGAGTCCAAGATCACCCTTTACGAAAAGGAGAACTTCATGGGGCAGCCGTGGGAGGTCCATGACGACTACCCTTCCCTGCAGGCCATGGGCTGGAGCAACAGCGAAGTGGGCTCCATGAAGATCCACTGTGGCGCGTAAGTGGGGGGCAATGGCAGGAGACGCCTTCTGAGCCAAGACGTGAGGCCAGGGAAGGGTGCCGTGCGGGCATGTCAACTCCAGGGGGCCAAGGtgtcttcacccccccccatttgtttgaAGGGGACCtggccccctcaatgttgaggACGCAGCATCACGGAAGGCAGCACTGTCCTGCACACTGCCAGGAGACGAGTGTGACGTCATGCGCGTGCAATGTGACCCCCTTAATCTTGGGGAGAGCGGGCACCTCTGCCCCAGATGTGCCAAGATGGCCTGACCTGGGGTAGTcagcctttttatacctaccgcccactaatgcatctttcttgagggtaaaatttccttaccgcccaccagtgcccAATGGAAGGAGGGTTCTGCTTGTGCCAAAGAACCCCCTACCACCCCcgagaatcctgaaacgcccactagtgggcggtagggaccaggttgacaacccctggcctAACCAAACCGCCCTAGAAACATGCAGGCAAACAGCACTTTCTGCACCTACCAGGGATTTGCAACTGGGTCACACACACCTGGTtgctgattcctgcatttcaaggggttagactggataattattattatttattttttataccccacccatctggctgggtttccccagccactctgggcggcctccaacacaatattaaaatacagtaatgcatcaaacattaaaagcttccctaaacagggctgccttcagatgtcttctaaaagtctggtggttgtttatctccttgacatctgatgggagggcgttccacagggcgggtgccgctaccgagaaggccctctgcctggttccctgtaacttggcttctcacaggaagggaacctccagaaggcccttggagctggacctcagcgtcagggcagaacgatggaggtggagacgctccttcaggtatactggaccgaggccatttaggatgacccgggggggggggcggaatcccttccaactctacagtcgaAGGATGTGGAGGGTTAGCTGTGCTCCCTGGACAGCTCTTCATGGCCCCAACTGGGCAACTCAGCTTTTGTATCTCTCTGCAACTCCTCCTCTGCAGGTGGGTTTGCTACCAGTACCCCGGCTACCGCGGCTACCAGTACATCCTCGAGTCCGACCACCATGGCGGAGACTACAAGCACTGGCGGGAGTGGGGCTCTCATGCCCAGACCTTCCAGATCCAGTCAGTCCGGCGCATCCAGCAGTAGGCCTGAAGGCAAGTgcgcacgcacacatgcacaccctgGAACAGAGCGTCAGGGCTGCAAGTTGCCAGCACAGAAGGGAGGACTTCGTTTTTCACCCCACCTCCCCCCAGTTCCCCACACAGGTGCttaaacctctctctcttttttgctcttgGTCCTCTTGGGCTGGGGGAATCCTTCTCTCCAGCATCTTCCTTGCTGCCACAAAGAGGAAGGAAACACCTGtgaaggaaatgtgtgtgtgtgaagcaggaAGCACTTTGTACATGCTCTGGTGTCAATGTGTTTGCGCAAGATGCACAGGGCGCTGTAGGCAGGCAGAAAGACGGCAGCCTAATGTTCCCTGCATGCTTAAAAATAAAGCCAGGCTTGTGCTCAAAGCAGGAGTGATTTTGTATGATTTACATTTTACGTGATTGAAAGCTGCGGTCAAATCATGTTTTGGAAACCTTAAAATAGAAGCACCTCCCTCTCTGGCTAGGGACAATaggctccacccacccaccagcacATATTTTCAATTACAGTAtcgagggctagaaacttgagcagttttaaaaacacacacatggaaGGTGGGAGTCTTGTGAAGCTGAATCCGGCATCCACTTTAGCATTTATACAGATGTGCAGCTTATTTCAGACAATACTCCCGAGGGTCTCTTGAGCGTAGATTTTGCCAACTGCAGAGGGGCTACACAAAGTCACCTTTAGGTGGGGCTCAGACACTAGTAGGAGCCGCTTAAGCCAGGTGTGAAGAACCTACACAGCTCCAGATGTTGGGACTGGCATGGCTATATGGGAAGGTGgaagggagtccagcaacatctggagactatggggtggaagggaggaggaggcaggaagcaGAGCAAGGAGGCAAAAtgtttttccccacccccaatgagATACTGCTTTGTTTGCAAAGTTCACCACAGCACCATTGGCCAGCCATTCTCCTGGAAACAGAAATTCTATCTTATTACCTCCAACATCACTACCTGAATGGTATAATTACCTCTAGTGAAATTATCACCAAGAACAGGACTGGTTAGAAAATCATAACTGAAAAACAACAGACACATGGaaacttgatttttattttttttattgaacATTTTACATCATGTAGCATCTCTTAATTTATTTTGTTCTACAACCATCTCTCTCCATTTTTAGTTTTCttcattaaaatataaaatagattCTTTTTAGTGGGAGGGGAAGTTTTAAGAACTGTTGTGgaatagcattttttttaaaagggagggagggagaagctgagATTTTGCTTCCGTTAAGTGACAAAACTGACCTAGCCTGAGCAATAGCATGGAGACGGATTGATGGACTGGTGAAATTTGGCTGGTTCTGGGTCTGTCACCCCCACTGCAAACCTCCTCAACAAAACCCAACAAAACCCACCAGTTCCTCCAGTCTGAGAAGTAGTGCCCTTTTCACAGCTGGGCACACAGCCCATTCCTATCCACCGTGAAACATttggagagaaggggaggggaaacgGCAAAATGCTCTGGCCTTTTGGCCAGAAATGTCTCTCCAGTCTTGGCGTTATGGAGTAAGAGAGCTCTAAGCAGGTGGATTTTTTCCTCTTGAAGAACAGAGAGTATCTCACACATACAATCTAGGCCAGTCTGCCTCGCTTTTTGACCCAGTTCTTTGCAAAGGACTCGGTGATATTTTTCAGGTCAAGTGGTCTCATGTTCTGGGACAGAAGCAAAAAtaaagccccccaccccccccacaaggtcttgcTCTACTGCAAAATGGCCAAGCAGGAAAGGTGAGAGTGCAGTCATTGCGTGCCAGTGCTGTGACATCTCAAGATTTATATTAATAAGGTTTGTGGTTCAATGGGAAAGAAATGAAGCGGCAAGtcagcccccagcccccccccccgagtctgAAGCAAACCAGGCAAGTGTTGGAACCAAGTTTTCAAAGACCCTgtttctggggtgggggagatgaaaCAGGAAGGAGACTGAGAGGGTCACTGCAGAAGATGCAGACAGACTCTTCAGAAAGGCAGTCCCCAGCACTGCCACTTTCTCTTCACTCGGCACTTTGCAGAATAGGTTGCGGTCAAAAGGGCAAGAGATCCGTGCAAAATATTGAGGGCCAAGGTGGTGTCAGGCTTCCCAAAAttcaaacaccctccccccccccatcacatatGTACGTAAAAGattaagttacaggtaggtagccgtgttggtctgccgtagtcgaaacaaaataaaaaattttccttccagtagaaccttagagactaactgagtttgttattggtatgagctttcgtgtgcatgcacacttctacagatccgtgcacacgaaagctcataccaataacaaacttagttggtctctaaggtgctactggaaggaattttttttataaaagattaAGACACTGAACTATGAGCGTTTGCAGATTCCAAAACGGTTTgcgtttcccctccctctccaggaAGGGCAGAGGGACTTAAGGCAGCTCACCAACAGGAGTCAAGGACAAAACTTAAAAGATAAGATTTGGAGCTGTACATTTAAATGGGCCTTGAAGGACAGGAAGGAAGTTTGGAGGGCAGGCACCTCAGCAGACAAGAGGCAGAACACAGCAGCTGTGACTTAAGTTGGGGAGCTACCCCAACATCAGGATTTAGAAATCACGCAGAactggggagcagggagaggggccACCAGAAACTGATTCCTCAGaacacacacaacacagaaacacctgcttcccagaggcaccctGAACTTGCAATCCTTAAGACATGCTTCGCTAGAGAGTCCCGTGGAACTAGCAGAGATGTGCAGCAGATCAGCTGGTGGGGAAGGCCAGAATTTCCCAGAAATTGTGCCGTTTTATTTTGCCCACTTTTAAGAGTGCAACCTCTCCGGCACTCACCAAATGGAGCTTTGGCGACAACCAAATGTGCAAAAGCCATTGGAATAATCATCATCAATGCATGCAAAGGTGTTCCACTCTGTATGCATGCCTGctggtccagcaacctgttctcacagtggccaacttgaTGCCGGTGGaaagcctgcaaggaggacccAAGCAAAAAGCATTCCCCACCCGCCATGCACCTGGGAATCCATATATagggtgggggaggcaggaaaGAGAAAACCAAAATTATGCCGTGGAGGGGTTGGTGTTTAATTCCGCAGATCATGATGTCAAGGATGCAATTAGCGTCTCTCCAGGTTTCAGTTCAAATGCAAAGTGcattttcctccttttctctaGTTCCCACCCTGAAAAGCAGCCACCTGACCAACTGAATTAAGAGCCTGCACAGAAAAATGGGCTCAGAAACTGTATTAGATGTTTAATTTAGATGCACACCACTCTGCAGCAAGCAAAGAGAGATGTAAACCTACACCTCCTGGATTCCAAAACATGTTTTCTCATTATACAGGATGCCATGTTTCTTGCCCCAAAACACAAGAGGGAGGGAGGTAACTCACGTCGGTTAAGAAAGCCACCTTCTTGGATGTAAATCTGTGGGCAAACAAATCCCAGTGGCAAAGAAAAATACTCTGGAGACTCTGCAAAGGGGCATCAGATACCCCTACAAAGCTTGAGGACTACTGGCATGAAGTGGGGGTGCCAATGAAAGTGTTGAATggtaaaatgtgaaggttcattattgtttcacaagttgtgtatgtctttaagggccagggcaaataacgagacccagtcttgcagctgtgaaacatagcaggtgctgctaggttgtgttaattaagctgtgtcagcaattgagTGTAGTATATAagcagcagcacctagctctcccttCACCCTGGGgggtgggttggtggttgggtcatgtttgttgtggttatctttagtgtaaaaggagtttttgttttgttattaaaaccttgttaaagttatttttgagttccttgttatgcatggtctccccagcaagctctctgcagcgccaCTAAACCCCAAATAGCCAACAGAAAGAACTAAAAAGTACGGCAGAACTCAAGAACTAAAAAGAATGAGCAGGCAGGCAAAGAACAAACAGATCAGTGGagtgccacacacacaaacccaattTGTGTATTGAAGGGTGAGGGTCAGAAACCTGGAGGGTGCGGAGATCATATCCAACATTCCtccccattattttttttttaaagactttgaCCACGAAGAGGCTGTGGAAATCTTGCCAGCTCTGGAAAAGGTTTGGGCTCCACCAGCCTGGACTCTGAAGCCAGCCCAGAAGCATCAGGAATTTGGGGGAGTCCAGAAAAGACATCTCAAGAAGCTCTGGAACTAAAATGCAGTTGgttcaatcaatcaaccaaccaaccaaccaatctcCACCTAGCATGTTAGTGGTCAGCAGCATGTCCTACCAGCCTcagaagccagcatggccacggtcagggaggatggaagtccCACCAGCATCCTGGATTGACAAAAAATCCCCGTATCAGTGACAAGATTGATGCCCCAGAAACAACCCCCAGCCAGATCTGGAGCTCTGCTAGGAGAGAGCAGAGTAACTACGCATTACTTGCCACGATGCaagaaaaataacaaattatCTTAAACCAAGCAACCATGCATGGGAAGGTGATCTGAAGCAAAACTGGtgaatgaattgcaaaaagtATTTTCAATGCtactcctctgcccccctcccaataatACTTTTAGAATGTGGGTTGGCAACAGGAAAGAAACCAAGAGTGACGACAATAGGGTGTGTTTGCATCTCCATTCAAGGCTAGATTGGTTCATTGCATTTGGCTATGGGGCTTCCTCCCATcaccgcccccccgccccccccgaaAACAGGAAATATTCTACACTTTCCAAAGAGGGCTTCACACACCAGAGCAGTTGTCATAAATGTGGGGGCGCCCAGGGTTGCAAAGGTGGCATTGCTGAAGGACACAGGAGAATCAAAAACTGTGTTAAACTGACAGTTCCATGGGAACCCTGGAGAACTTCCTCCGATACCCTTGCGACAAGCTAGCAGTTTCCAAGGGAAAAGCGGTGGCCGTTAAATGCATTTTGAGagccattttgttttgcttttaaagttcGGCATCTTTGGTAGCCCTTGGTGCAAAAGCAGTGTCCTGGGGGCCAGGAAGCCTTCAAATTTAAGCAAGCCTTAAGAGACGCCCCTCTTATTGTATTTTTGGCAGAGATTTGGATTCGCAGGTTCAGCACCTCACAGCCTGATGAGAAACGTCTTCATACGCCGAAAGAGAACCCCTGA
This genomic window from Podarcis raffonei isolate rPodRaf1 chromosome 15, rPodRaf1.pri, whole genome shotgun sequence contains:
- the CRYBA1 gene encoding beta-crystallin A3 isoform X1, which codes for MEELSPFSERELSHAAKMAQINPQPAQVGTWKITAYDQENFQGKRMEFATSCPNIVECSFDNVRSLKVESGAWFGYEHTNFCGQQFVLERGEYPRWEAWSGSNAYHVERLMSFRPISSASHKESKITLYEKENFMGQPWEVHDDYPSLQAMGWSNSEVGSMKIHCGAWVCYQYPGYRGYQYILESDHHGGDYKHWREWGSHAQTFQIQSVRRIQQ
- the CRYBA1 gene encoding beta-crystallin A3 isoform X2, producing MAQINPQPAQVGTWKITAYDQENFQGKRMEFATSCPNIVECSFDNVRSLKVESGAWFGYEHTNFCGQQFVLERGEYPRWEAWSGSNAYHVERLMSFRPISSASHKESKITLYEKENFMGQPWEVHDDYPSLQAMGWSNSEVGSMKIHCGAWVCYQYPGYRGYQYILESDHHGGDYKHWREWGSHAQTFQIQSVRRIQQ